From Kitasatospora sp. MAP12-44:
ACGATGACCCGCCAGCCGAGTTCGCAGGCGGTGCGCAGCAGTTCCTCCGCACCGGGCAGCACGAGGGCCTCCCCCGGATCCTCGGCCAGCACCGCCGCCACCAGGCTCCGGGTGTCCGGCGCGAGGTCGAGCGCGCGCAGGCAGGCGTCCGGGTCTGCCGCTGTCAGGACGGCCGCCCGCAGGCGGCTCTCCTGGTCGGCGGTCAGCTCCCGGGCCTGGCGGACGGCTTGGACCACCCGGGTCGTCAACCCGGGCCGCGTCCGGGTGATCAGTGTTCCGCCCGCGTCGATCAGGAGCACGGGCTGTGGCTCAGCCATCGAAGAGATCCGTTCGAAGTTCACCGCACCAGCCGGGGGCTGTCGGGATGGCCAGTTGACTCTCCTTCAGGGCGGGCGGCTCGGCGAAGTGCACACTGCGCCGCGGTTCCAGCAGCAGGTGCAGCTCCACGAGGTCGATCCGCTCACCGGCCGCGGCCAGGTGCAGCGCCGGGAGGAACCCGCCGCCGTGCGGGGCGCACCGTGCGCCAGCCCGCGCCGCCGCCCGCACCAGCCGCAGCAGATTCACCAGGCCGCCGCAGAACACCGCGTCAGGCTGCCAGACGTCGACATGCCCCGCCCGCAACTGCGCGGCGTCGGCAGGGGCGTAGCAGTGCTCGCCCGCCGCGTGGGGCACGGCGAACTCGTCCGCCCTCGCCGTGTCCACCTCGTCCGGGTGGTACGGCTCCTCGACCCAGGCGAGCGCGTCGCCCAGCGGACGGCAGGCGTCGCGAACCCGCTCGGGGGGCCAGGCACCGTGGAAGTCCACGGCCAGCCGCCCCGGTCCCCGCCGTGCGGCGAACTCCTTCGTCAGCTCGATCAACTCCGCGCCGAGCACGTCCGGATGCCACTTCTGGACCGCGAACCCGTCGGCCACCTCGTCCATCACCTGCGGCACCCGGCTCGGCGTCGGGTCCACGCCGAAGCAGGTGGCGTAGGCGGGAACGGCGTGCTCGACGGCCTGCGGCCGCAGCAGGGACCAGACCGGGAGCCCGGCACGCTGTCCGAGCAGGTCCCACAGGGCGAGTTCTAGCGCGCCGACGCTGAGTGCGAGCAGGCCGGTGTGCCCGTGCCGGGTGGCCCGGCGCAGTCGGCGCGCGAAGTCCGCCGCGTCGACCTGGGCCGGCAGGACGGAGAAGGCGGCGGCCAGCAGGCCGGGGACCCGAGCGGCCACGGCCTGGTCGACCGGCCCCCACCACCCCCAGTGCAGGCCGTCGCTGACTCCGACCAGCCATCCGTGCACGGGATCGCGACGGATGTCGGGCCGGACTGCCGGATGGTGCAGAGCCGCCGCGGGCGCCGGCACCGTGAACTCGCGCAGCCGGACCTCCGCGACCCGCACGCTGTGGCCGGTGACGGTGCCCGGACTCATACCCTGGGCCCCGGCACCGGCAGGCCGGCGAACTGCGAGTACCACAGCGGTCGGTAGTTCTCCCAGGACTTGGGGGCCAGCCCGGTCGGGGCGAACACCGACTCCAGCTCCGAGCGCAGAGCGAGGTAGTAAGCCAGGTCTTCGGCCTCGCGGTGCCGGGCCCGCCGCATGTAATCGTTGTGCGCCTGGAAGACCTGGATCCTGGGGAACGTGCCGACCCGCGGGGCCAGTTGGGCGATTCCGCGCACGGCGGTGTCGAGGGAGTCGAGCCCGGCGACGTAGGTGAAGTCGCCGATGATGTCCAGGTCCCGGCAGTCCTCCAGGATCTCGCCGGCCCGCTCCAGCGTGAGTGACGCCTTGGTGTCCTTGAGCAGCAGCGACCTGCGCTCGAAGCACTCCATCGTCAGGGTCAGGTGGAACGGGCCGCAGGTCTCGCGCAGCCGCTCCAGATCGGCCCGGTCGCGCAGCACCGAGGACAGCAGGTGCAGCCGGCCGGTGAAGCCGTAGCGGTCGGCCGCGATCCGCAGCGCCGCCATGTGATCGATCGCCATCCCGGGGTGGTGGAAGCAACCGCTGCAGACCGTGATGACCTCTGCGTGACCCAGGTCGGGCCAATCGTTGTCCGCCATCAGCCACTCCAGCACCTCGGCCAGCTGGTCGGCCGTGGCCAGGGTCTCGTCTGCGGCGTCCTCGATCACGTTGGGGCAGAACAGGCATCCCGTGCACTTGGACCGCGAGTGCGTGTTCAGGGTGATCGAGCGGCCGCCGGCCCGCAGGTAGGTCAGCACGACGTCGTCGTTCTCCAGCGCGACCACGTCGGCGACCGGCTCACCCGCGAGCCGCAGCGCGCCGTCGCTCACCTCGAACGGGGACTGCGCGTTGTCGAAGGGGAGGATGATCTGCCAGTTCTCGTCCGAGCCGTGCGGCCGCAGCTGCATCCGGGCCCTCGGGTAGCCCTTCAGCGGGCGGGCACCTTCGGAGTTGGCCGCGATGAGCGCCACGTCCAGGTACGGCACGCCGTGTTGCCGAGCAAGTGCCCGCAGCTGTTCGCCGTTCAGGCCGGTCGTCGTGGTGGTGTTCACTGTCCGCCTCCAATCCGCGCCGGACGCCCGGCCCCTTGCTGGTCCAGCAGGTTGACGAGACCCAGGTCGGTCACGGCCCCGTCCAGGTGTCCGCCGTTGTTTCGGGCCTCTTCCTTCACGTGGAAGAGGCGTGCGTCGACCATCGACACGATGTGCCGGTAGGCGGTGAAGGCCCCGCTCTGGGTCACGGTGTGGTCTTCGAGCGTGCCGAGGGCGAAGCTGCACGGCCGCGGGGCCGTGGCCTTGATCAGGCGGCACAGTTCGTGGATCTTGTCGGCGAACCGCTCGTGGCTGAGGCCCGAGGCCGCGACGATGACCTCGTCTCCGCCGAACGTCCCGCAGACGTGGAACTCGGCGTCGGCGAGTTCGGCCGCCGCCCAGCCGGCGGTCACCTTGCCGACGGTCTGCATGCACGCGTTGCCGGCCAGGTGCCCGAAACTCGTCGGATCACCGGCCCGCCGCTCGGAGACGTACTCCCGCAGTCCGTCCACGTCGCCGATCGCGACGTGCAGGCCGTCTCCGGCGAACAGCGGGAGCATTTCGGTCAGGTACTTCTCGAAGGACGGGTACGCGACCAGTGAGGTCAGTGGATCGCAGTACAGGATGCCGTCGTCGACCTCCCCCGGGACCTCCCCGAGCCGGAGGTAGCTGTATCGGCGGTCGGTCACAGCGCCGGCTCCTGAGTTCTGCTGGGGGCGGACGTGTTCACACGTACGCCGAGGGACTCGAGCGAGCCGAGCAGGTCGGCCGCGGCTTCCACGCGCCGCCGAACGTCGGGGACGTCGACCGGCAGCATGCCCAGCCGTTCCACGAGCTTCTCGGCCCACAGGTTGGTTTTGGCGGACTCCTTCGGAAGGAGTGGGGTGTGATAGTCGGACTGCCAGAGCAGAAGGACGGCGTCATCATTGCGCAGCCGGACTTCGTCCAGCGTCCGCTTGCGCAACTGCTTGGCCGTGACGTGGTCCATGCCGATATGCGTCCACGCCGCGTCGGGGTCCTCGAAGTCCTCGACCTCGATGCGCAGTCGTTCGGCGTCCTGCCAGACCGGCATCGTCTCGTCGGTCATCGAGAACACCGACAGCATGAAGTGGCCGGTGTACTCACCGAGCAGGAACCGGTGGGTGAGTTCGTAGTCCTGCGGGGCCTCGCCCGGGTAACCGACCATGAACGACGTCCGGTACCTGACCGGGCCGCCGGACAGCGCTTCATGCGCCCGGCGGTTCTGCTCGGCGCGGACCTGCTTGTGCATCAGGTCCAGGGACTTGGGGCTCATCGACTCGAATCCGATGGACAGGGTGGCGCAGTGCGCCTCGGCCAACCGCTCGACCGTCTCCCGGCCGGTGATGACGTTGGCCCGGGTGTACGCCTCCCAGGTCACGTTCACCGAGGGCAGCAGTTCCATCAGCCGCCGCATCCTGGTGGGCGGCACGGTGAACGTCGAGTCCATGGCCCGGATGTGGCGCGCCTCGTTGACCTCCCGATAGCGCGCCCAGTCCGAGGCGATCTTCTCCGCGGACTTGTAGCGCCATTCCGGAGAGGCGAAGGGGAACGAGCAGAACTTGCAGGAGAACGGGCAGCCCCGCATCGACTCGTAGGGCACCACCGGACGATGACCGGTCCCGAAACCCGGCGACGGGTGCTCCTCCAGGTCGATGTACCCGAACCCGGTCAACCGGTACGTGGTCGGGCCGGTGCGGATCACCAGGTTCGGCACCTGGTCCAGCGGGTCACCCCGGTCGAGGGCGTCCAGCAGCAACGGAATGGCCTGCTCGCCGTCGCCTCGGACGACGAGGTCGACCTCAGGGTGCGTCCGCAGGATCGAGTCGAACTTCAGGTTGCTGTACTGCCCGCCCAGAACGACGAGTGCGCCCTGGCAGCGTTCCCGGATCCAGGTCAGCGCGCGGCGCAGGGTGCCCTTGTCGCAGATGAAGGTGGTGGACAGGAAGACGACGGGATGCCGGGCGGCCGGCTCCCCGTCGGCGTCCCAGACGTGTCCGAGATCCATCAGCTCGAAACGCCGATCAGCCGCAAGCAGAATGGACTCGAGCGTGTAAGAGGTCAGATGCGGCACGCTGCCGCGTTTGGGGCGCAGCAGCGGCTGCCACCGCGAACCGTCCGAGCAGACCAGGTCGGTCAGCCGCAGCTCACCGAGTGGATGCCCGACGTACTCCGGCGCGAGCGGACGGGTCGCGTGCGCATCGAACATCGTTCCGTCGTAGTACGTACTGTTCTTGAAATACGGCCCCTCGCCGGAGAGGACCAGGACGGACTTCTGGTTCGGGCCGGGACTGAGCTCGACCAACAGGCACCTCCGGGTTCGGTTTGCTGGGTAAGCGGTCGGAATGCTCAGAACTCGGACGCGGGCACGTCCAGCGCCTGGCTGACGGCCCGTGCGTGCACGGCGCCCTCCCGGACCAGCCGCGGGGCGGACGAGCAGTCCACCACCGTCAGGCCGCGGCCCAACGGGCAGACGCCACCGTCCACGAGGATCTCCACGGGCATGGCGGTGCGTTCCACGAACCGCCTGACCTCGACCGGGCTCAGTGCCGGCTGCCGTTCGACGGCGTCCCGACCGTCGCTGCGGCTGACGACCGTCACTGCGGGCGGATTCCTGGTCCATGCGGCCACCTCCCCCAGCGGCCCGGGATCACGGGTGACCATCGCGGTCCGCGTACCGAGCCAGCCTCGGTCCTGAGCGGACTCCGGCGTCAACCACGGCAGCAGCAAGGCCAGATCACCAGGCCAGAGCCCTTCAGCCAGGCGCCGGGCCTGGCCGGAGAAGGAGAACCGTGCGGCCACCGCGGCGTCCGACGCCATGACGAGCGCGAGCGGCTTGGTGGCGGGCCGCCCTTTTCCCTCGAAAAGCATCCGGCACGCTTCGGCATTGGTCGAGTCGGCGCACAGCATGTACCAGCGTCGCGTGGGCAGGACGACGATCTTGCCCGCGTCCAGGGCCGCGACGGTTTGCAATGCCTCTGCTTCGGCCAGAACCCTCATAAGGCGGGTACCCCCTTCAGCCAGTCGGCATCGTATGCCGACGGTGCTGGTTCCAGCGATCGAATCCGGCTGTTCAACCAGGGAACGTATGCAGTTGAACGTCCCTCGACGCAGCGGATCACGTTACTTCCCGCCCGCCGGATCGAATACGGCCGCGCAGCTCGTCGACAGTCACGTCACGCGAGGCCGAGGAGACAATGAGCCACTCCATCGCGCGCAGCAGCCCTTCCGCTTCATCCGGCGCCATCAAGCCGGTATCGACGCGGACACCCAGCACGAATTCGCCATCGGCCTGATACGCATCGATGTAGAGCCCGAGATTCTCTCTGTTCGTCGTCGTGTTCCACGTGAAAACGGTGGGAGTAGGACGGGCTTTTGCGACGGGGGCATCGAGGGACAGGAGATTCAGCACGACAGCGGTCCCCAGCTTGTCGAAGCCGACGCCGCGGCGCCGCTCGGCAGAACGCCTGACCTTGTCCAACTCCGCCGGCGCGTAACGGGCTTTTCGCAAGGACCGCAGCGCCGCGGTCGTGGCGGCCCGCATGGTGTCCGCCGCGGTTTCGCCGATCGGGAGATGCAGAATCGCCTCTTGCGTCAGCAGTCCGGGATAGGAAGTCCAGGCAAGGTCGAACCTGTTGCTGGAGATGAGGAACAACAGAGCGGACTCGGTGTGCGCCCGGCACGCGGTCGACGCGGCCAGCGATCCGGCAAGAACGCCGGCCCGAGTGACGCCCAACCTGTTCTTCAGCACGTCCAACGCCAGGAGCAGCTCGGCCGACCGCAACTCACCCAGCCAGAACCTCTCGGCCTCCGGGGGCCGTCGGCCCCGCCACATCGTTGGCGGCGCGCGGTCGTAGACGGCGGTCGCGTGATCGAGCGACTGGCGCTGAACCCGCAGACCCGCCTCGGACTCCTCGAATCGTCCGAGGTCCAACGGCGACGCCGTGACGGGCTCGGCGATCGTCGCCGTAGGCTGGTCGGCCGCCACCGCCGCGAAGTCGGTGAACACGACCCGGGAGCCGTCGGCGTCGGCGATGAGGTGGTTGACCCGCAACGCGATCCGCGCCACCGCATCGCCCTGGACGACGAAGAGCACCCGCACCATCGTCTCGAAGGTGGTGCCCGCCAGCAGTTGCCTGGGATCCGACGAGAGGGGGTCAGCGCTGTGGTGGACGCAGACCGGCAGCGCGCCGGCAGCGCTGACCCGCTGGACCACCGTCCCCTCGGCGGTTTCCGACATCGAGGTCCGCAGCGTCGGATGGCGCAGCGCGAGTCGGCGCACCAGATCCCGCGCCTGATCGACCGGCAGCGGTCTGGCCAGGTCGTGGACGATGAGGACGTCGAAGTCGCCGACCGGGGCTCCCGAGGCCAGAACCGCCTCCCTCATGAACTGTTGGGCCCATGTCAGTGCGCCTGTTCCCGCTCCGGCCCCTGCGGAGTACGTGCAGGGCGAGCTCTCCTGGGACGTTCCCGTGACCACGGCCTCGGTCACGCCATGGCCTTCTCACGGCGCTCCAGCTGTTCGGCGAACAGCGCCCACGACTCGGCGACCCGGCGCGCGTAGTCGGCCACGGTGCCCGTGCAGTGCGGGGGCACGCTCTCCACCATTTCCTCGCAGTCCGACAGGCTGATCCCCCGGCTGTTCAGCCAGCGCAGCAGGAGTCGGCCGGAGTCGGTGAAACGCAGGGAGGGGTCCTTCATCAACATGTGCATGATCACCGAGGGATCCTGCACCACCGCCTGCTCGGCCAGCCTGGCCTCGCGCCGCCGAGCCGATGCCGTGTCGTGGGCCTGATCCGTCTCCGGGCTCCCTGTCGGGTCTTCCGGGCGATCACTCGGCTCCCCGTCCGACAGCGGGCCGGAGTGCCGACACGCCACCGGATCCTCGCCGGACAGCAGCCGCTTGCGCACGTCGAACGCGGTACCGAGCGAGATCCCCGCGTCCTTGGCGACCTGCCGCAGCGATGCGTGGGGATTGGCGCTCAGGATCTCGCCGGCCGCCTTTCGCCCCGCGGCCGTGCTCAACGGTCGCACTTTGCCGTCCTGGCCGACTCGGCTGTGCGGCGGCTGGGCATCCCCGTTCGTCTGCTGACGGATGGTCCGCACCGTCTTCGCGGCCAGACCGGTGACCTTCGCGATGGAGCGATCCGACCACTGCGGGTGCGAGATGACGATACGAGTCGCCGCTGCCTGCCGGTCGGCAAGGGTGAGCGGCAGGCCGTGCGCAATGTTGGCTTTCACCGCGAGGACGAAAAGATCGTTCCCGTCCGTGTCATCGACGAACAGCGCGTCGATTCGCTGGGAACCGCGAATCAGGGCGGCGTGCAGCCTGTGCATCCCGTCGATCACACGCATCGTCGGCCGATGAACGATGATCGGCGGAAGCTCCGCCTCCGAATCCGCGAGCATGCTGATGTGCTCGGCGCTTTCTCCCGTCAGCCTTGGCGAATCGGCGGGCAGAAGATCAGCGACGGCGACCGATATGACCTGCTTCTCATTCCCGGCGGCGTTCTCGATCGGACCGGAGGTTCCTCCTCCAGTACACGCCGCTAAACCATCTTCGATAGTCTCCGTATTCATGCGCGACATCCCCCATGGTTCGCCCAGCA
This genomic window contains:
- a CDS encoding radical SAM protein encodes the protein MVELSPGPNQKSVLVLSGEGPYFKNSTYYDGTMFDAHATRPLAPEYVGHPLGELRLTDLVCSDGSRWQPLLRPKRGSVPHLTSYTLESILLAADRRFELMDLGHVWDADGEPAARHPVVFLSTTFICDKGTLRRALTWIRERCQGALVVLGGQYSNLKFDSILRTHPEVDLVVRGDGEQAIPLLLDALDRGDPLDQVPNLVIRTGPTTYRLTGFGYIDLEEHPSPGFGTGHRPVVPYESMRGCPFSCKFCSFPFASPEWRYKSAEKIASDWARYREVNEARHIRAMDSTFTVPPTRMRRLMELLPSVNVTWEAYTRANVITGRETVERLAEAHCATLSIGFESMSPKSLDLMHKQVRAEQNRRAHEALSGGPVRYRTSFMVGYPGEAPQDYELTHRFLLGEYTGHFMLSVFSMTDETMPVWQDAERLRIEVEDFEDPDAAWTHIGMDHVTAKQLRKRTLDEVRLRNDDAVLLLWQSDYHTPLLPKESAKTNLWAEKLVERLGMLPVDVPDVRRRVEAAADLLGSLESLGVRVNTSAPSRTQEPAL
- a CDS encoding ParB/RepB/Spo0J family partition protein; this encodes MNTETIEDGLAACTGGGTSGPIENAAGNEKQVISVAVADLLPADSPRLTGESAEHISMLADSEAELPPIIVHRPTMRVIDGMHRLHAALIRGSQRIDALFVDDTDGNDLFVLAVKANIAHGLPLTLADRQAAATRIVISHPQWSDRSIAKVTGLAAKTVRTIRQQTNGDAQPPHSRVGQDGKVRPLSTAAGRKAAGEILSANPHASLRQVAKDAGISLGTAFDVRKRLLSGEDPVACRHSGPLSDGEPSDRPEDPTGSPETDQAHDTASARRREARLAEQAVVQDPSVIMHMLMKDPSLRFTDSGRLLLRWLNSRGISLSDCEEMVESVPPHCTGTVADYARRVAESWALFAEQLERREKAMA
- a CDS encoding enolase C-terminal domain-like protein, with product MSPGTVTGHSVRVAEVRLREFTVPAPAAALHHPAVRPDIRRDPVHGWLVGVSDGLHWGWWGPVDQAVAARVPGLLAAAFSVLPAQVDAADFARRLRRATRHGHTGLLALSVGALELALWDLLGQRAGLPVWSLLRPQAVEHAVPAYATCFGVDPTPSRVPQVMDEVADGFAVQKWHPDVLGAELIELTKEFAARRGPGRLAVDFHGAWPPERVRDACRPLGDALAWVEEPYHPDEVDTARADEFAVPHAAGEHCYAPADAAQLRAGHVDVWQPDAVFCGGLVNLLRLVRAAARAGARCAPHGGGFLPALHLAAAGERIDLVELHLLLEPRRSVHFAEPPALKESQLAIPTAPGWCGELRTDLFDG
- a CDS encoding radical SAM protein; translation: MNTTTTTGLNGEQLRALARQHGVPYLDVALIAANSEGARPLKGYPRARMQLRPHGSDENWQIILPFDNAQSPFEVSDGALRLAGEPVADVVALENDDVVLTYLRAGGRSITLNTHSRSKCTGCLFCPNVIEDAADETLATADQLAEVLEWLMADNDWPDLGHAEVITVCSGCFHHPGMAIDHMAALRIAADRYGFTGRLHLLSSVLRDRADLERLRETCGPFHLTLTMECFERRSLLLKDTKASLTLERAGEILEDCRDLDIIGDFTYVAGLDSLDTAVRGIAQLAPRVGTFPRIQVFQAHNDYMRRARHREAEDLAYYLALRSELESVFAPTGLAPKSWENYRPLWYSQFAGLPVPGPRV
- a CDS encoding Sua5/YciO/YrdC/YwlC family protein, which codes for MRVLAEAEALQTVAALDAGKIVVLPTRRWYMLCADSTNAEACRMLFEGKGRPATKPLALVMASDAAVAARFSFSGQARRLAEGLWPGDLALLLPWLTPESAQDRGWLGTRTAMVTRDPGPLGEVAAWTRNPPAVTVVSRSDGRDAVERQPALSPVEVRRFVERTAMPVEILVDGGVCPLGRGLTVVDCSSAPRLVREGAVHARAVSQALDVPASEF